GCCGCGGCGATCTCGGCATCCTCTGGCACCGGCTGCTCCGGATCGAGCCAGCCGCGGGCTGCGGCCAATTCGCGGAAACGGGCGGCCTTGGCCCGTCCCATCAGCTTCGCGCGCGCAATCTCGCGCTCGGAGTCGCCCTGGCGCATGCGCATCAGGGCCTGGCGGTACTCGTACATCTCGATGCTCCTGCGGGCCACCGGCTCCCTCCTGCCAAACCAAAACCCGGCAGGGTAGCGATGGACCGCTCAAGGTCGAGACGTCCGTCAGAACTTTGCTGGCTCCATTACGCCGATCCGGCGCTGGCGCCTATGTGCCGATCACGCCCTGGCCTCAATGTGCCGATCACGCGCTGGCTCCATTGTGCCGATCATCAACTGGCTCCTATGTGCCGGTCGGTGACAAACGCTGGGCAGGCCTGCGCAGCTGGTTCGTGAGTACCCATCATGAACCGCCGCAGGCCGAGGTGCTGCGCTCGAAGGCACGCGCAGCGATTCCGCAGCTGCTGGCTGCGGTCGCGGCGCTCAATGCGAGAATCCGAACCTCCTCGCGATCGCCGCCGACCAGTTGGGGCCGCGCTGTGCCCCGCTGGTATGCACCGACGGCATGCCGGCCGCGGCTCAGCGCGTCCTGCTCACGCAGTTGCGGGCCGCCGGAGCAGCACTGCACTACCACGGCGACTTCGACTGGCCAGGTCTGCGGATCGGCAACCAGATGATCCGTGAGCACGACGCCCGGCCGTGGCGTTTCTCGACAGCCGACTATCGCGCCGCCGTCATCGGCGCACCGCGCCCCGGTCGCCCCCTCGACGACGCCGCCATCAGCGCGCTGTGGGACGACACCCTCGCCGGCACGATGCTCTCCGAACGGCTGGCGATCGACGAGGAAGGGCTCGCCGACGTGCTGCTCGACGACCTGCGACATTGCTGTAGCTGATGCACGCCCTCGGTCACCCCTTGAACGCGCCACCATGTCCGAAACTTGCTTGTTGAGGATTGTGTAAAAATCATTTCAAAGCAAGTACATGACGATGATTTATGAAGAAATATCCTTTCAGGTCACTCCCACTCGACTATTTCCTGCGACCTGCAGCCCGCGTAAAACATCGGCTCTTCCAGTCCATCCATCGAGTTTACCGTCACGTTTACCGTCAAGTCGCAGCCGCTCATCCTGACCGCGCCGCGAACAGGGAGCATCCTTCGTTGAACCTCTACTGGCGGCAGTCAATGCTCCGGCTCAATTGTAGTCAGCCAGTTCTCTGTCATGACGTCAGGGTACCTTGCGAAGTCCTTCGTGTTGTTGGTGACGACCGTAACGCCGAGCGCCGCCGCATGGGCTGCAATCAACTTGTCCAGATGATCCTTCCTGCTCTCGCGCGAGGCCAGTCGGATCGGACCATACGCGATTGCCGCTTCGGCATCGAAGGGCATGACCGGAATATCCTGAATGAGGTCGTCAAGATTCGCGCGCTCGCATTCGGGATCCGCCGATACCGCTACGCCGTGTTGAAGTTCGGCAAAGGTGATAGCGGACATCACGACATCACCCACATAGCACTGAGCAAATCGTCGAGCGACCTCCTCCGGATGGTTCTTCATCAGGTAGATGCACATGTTGGTGTCGAGCATGTAGCGCGCCATCACAGTGAATCCCTTTCGGCTTGCTCCTGATCGCCGCGACCTTCAGCCATGAAGTCCGGGGAGAACCTCGCGAACTTGGCCATTACACCCGCGAGAGACCGACGAGCGGGACGAATGCGTAACTCGTCGCCAACGCGTTCGATTTCCAGCTCGATGTCGGTGCGTTCGAAAGCCAGGTCCGATGGAATGCGCACGGCTTGTGAATTGCCGTTTTTGAATGCACGCGTGGTGTGCATGGCGAGCTCCTGCAGCGGATGTACGATGTATGTACACTAGAACAAGCAAGCCATTTTTGTAAATACATGGATGTACATGCGTGGAACGTAAGATCGCTGGTCTCGTACTGAATCACTCCCACTCGATCGTCGCCGGCGGCTTGCCCGAGATGTCGTACACGACCCGGTTGATGCCACGGACTTCGTTGATGATGCGGTTCGACACCTTGCCGAGGAGACTGTGCGGCAGCTCCGCCCAGTGCGCGGTCATGAAGTCCTGCGTCTGCACGGCGCGCAGCGCGACGACGTATTCGTAGGTACGGCCGTCGCCCATGACGCCGACGCTCTTGACCGGCAGGAACACGGCGAACGCCTGGCTGGTCTTGTCGTACCAGTCGGCGGCGCGCAGCTCGTCGATGAAGATCGCGTCGGCCCGACGCAGCAGGTCGGCGAACTCCTGCTTGACTTCGCCGAGGATGCGCACGCCCAGGCCCGGCCCCGGGAACGGGTGGCGGTAGACCATCTCGTGCGGCAGCCCGAGCGCGATGCCGAGCTCACGCACTTCGTCCTTGAAGAGCTCGCGCAGCGGCTCGAGCAGCTTCAGGTTCAGCGTCTCGGGCAGGCCGCCGACGTTGTGGTGGCTCTTGATCGTGTGCGCCTTGCCGGTCTTCGAGCCGGCCGATTCGATCACGTCCGGGTAGATCGTGCCCTGCGCGAGCCACTTTGCATTCGGCAGCTTCTGCGCCTCGGCCTGGAACACTTCGACGAACTCGCGGCCGATGATCTTGCGCTTCGCCTCCGGATCGGACACGCCTTTCAGATGCCCCATGAACTGCTCGGTCGCATCGACGTGGATGACTTTCACACCGAGGTTGAGCGCGAAGGTGCGCATCACCTGTTCGGCTTCGTTGAGCCGCAGCAGGCCGTTGTCGACGAACACGCAGGTCAGCTGTTCGCCGATCGCGCGATGCAGCAGCGCCGCGACGACGGAAGAGTCGACGCCGCCGGACAGCCCGAGGATGACCTCTTCCTGGCCGACCTGCGCGCGCACTTTCGCGATCGCTTCTTCGGCATAGTCGGGCATGTTCCAGTCGTGCCCGCAGCCGCAGATCTCGTGCACGAAGCGGGCGATCATCTCCTTGCCCTTGATCGTGTGCGTGACCTCGGGGTGGAACTGCACCGCGTAGAACTTGCGCACTTCGTCGGCCATGCCGGCGACGGGGCACGCTTCGTTGCTGGCGATAACTTTGAAACCCGGCGGCAGCGTCGTGACCTTGTCGCCGTGGCTCATCCACACGTCGAGCAGGCCATGGCCTTCGTCGTTCGTGCGATCCTCGATGCCGCGGAAAAGTTCGGAATGGCCCCGCGCACGGATCTCGGCGTAGCCGAACTCGCGCTTGCCCGAGCTTTCGACGCTGCCGCCGAGCTGCTGGGCCATCGTCTGCATGCCGTAGCAGATGCCGAGCACCGGCACGCCGAGCTCGAAAACCGATTGCGGCGCGTGCCAGCCGACCGCTTCATAAACCGAGTTCGGGCCGCCCGAGAGGATCACGCCGGCCGGCGCGAACTCTCGGACGAAGTCGTCGGAGACATCGAACGGATGGATCTCGCAATACACCTGCTGCTCGCGCACGCGCCGCGCGATGAGCTGAGTGACCTGGGAACCGAAATCGAGGATGAGGATTTTTTGGTGTGCCATGACGGGACCGGAAATGAGAAGGGCGGCCGCAGCCGCCCCGTGAACGTCTGAGCCGAATCAATCGACGTGGTAGTTCGGCGCTTCCTTCGTGATCTGCACGTCGTGCACATGCGATTCGCGAACGCCGGCGGAGGTGATCTCGACGAATTGCGCGCGCTCGTGCATCGCGACGATGGTGTCGCAGCCGAGGTAGCCCATCGATGCGCGCAGGCCGCCGATCAGCTGGTGGATCACCGCAGTGACCGCACCCTTGTACGGCACGCGACCTTCGATGCCTTCGGGCACGAGCTTGTCGGCGTTGCCATCGGACTCCTGGAAATAGCGGTCGGCTGCGCCCTGCTGCATCGCGCCGAGCGACCCCATGCCGCGATACGACTTGTACGAACGGCCCTGGTACAGCACCGTCTCGCCGGGCGCCTCTTCGGTGCCGGCGAAGAGGCCGCCGAGCATCACGACGTCGGCGCCGGCGGCGATCGCCTTCGAGATGTCGCCCGAATAACGGATGCCGCCGTCCGCGATCAGCGGAACACCGGTGCCGGCGAGCGCCGTGGCAACGTTGTCGATCGCGGTGACCTGCGGCACGCCGACGCCGGCGACGATGCGGGTCGTGCAGATCGAGCCCGGCCCGATACCGACCTTGACCGCGTCGGCGCCGCAATCGACGAGCGCTTTCGCTGCCGCGGCGGTCGCGATGTTGCCGCCGATCACTTCGACATGCGGGAAGTTCTTCTTGACCCAGCGGACGCGATCGAGCACGCCCTGCGAGTGGCCGTGCGCGGTGTCGACGACGACGACATCGACGCCGGCTTCGACGAGCGCTTCGGCGCGCTCCTCGGTGCCCGCGCCGACGCCCAGCGCCGCGCCGACCCGCAGCCGGCCGAGGTCGTCTTTCGCTGCCAGCGGATGCTCGGTCGACTTCATCATGTCCTTGACGGTGATGAGCCCGCGCAGTTCGGCCGCGTCGTTGAGCACCAGCACGCGTTCGAGGCGGTGCTTGTGCATCAGGCGGCGCGCTTCCTCGAGGCTGTCGCCCTCCTTGACGGTGACGAGACGCTCGAACGGCGTCATGATCGCCGACACCGGCTGGTCGAGATTGGTCTCGAAACGCACGTCGCGGTTCGTCACGATGCCGACGACACGCCTGTTCTCGACGACCGGCAGGCCGGAGAACTTGTGCAGGCGAGTCAGCGCCATCACGTCGCGCACGGTCATCGTCGGGGGGATCGTGATCGGGTCCTTCAGCACCCCGGATTCGAAGCGCTTCACTTTCGCGACCATCGCGGCCTGCTGCTTGACCGCGAGATTCTTGTGCAGGATGCCGATGCCGCCTTCCTGCGCCAGCGCGATCGCGAGGCGGGATTCGGTCACGGTATCCATGGCGGCGGAAACGAGGGGAATGTTGATCCGGATATTCCGCGTCAATTGCGCCTTGAGGCTGACATCGCGCGGCAGAACGGTCGAGTGGGCAGGCACGAGAAGGACGTCGTCGAACGTCAGCGCCTTCTGAATCACTCGCATGGCTTCTTTCCTTTCGGCCAAATCCGTATTATACAGATCGCGCCTGCGCGTTGTAAGCGGCGCTTCCACGGAGTCCGACCGATGCGCCGCATCAACCTCTTTGTCATCAGCCTGCTCGTCTCGCTGCCTGCTGGAGCGGAGATCTACCAGTGGCGCGATGCCCAGGGCCGCGTGCATTATTCCGACACGCCGCCGGCCGGCGAGAACGCGACGACGCTCCGCGAGGCCGTTCCGCCCGCTGCCAGCGAGCAGCCGGGCAAGGACGCGGAAACCGGGACCGGAGCGGGCGGCAGCGCAGACGCGGCAGGACCGAAGACGCTCGCGGAGCGGGATCTCGCTTTCCGCCAGCGCCGCGCCGAAGCGGCCGAAGCGGCGGCGAAGGCCGAGCAGGAACGCCAGCAGTCGGCCGAACGACAGCGCGATTGCGAGCAGGCGCGCAACCAGCTCGTCGCCCTGGAATCCGGCCAGCGCCTCGCGCGCTTCAATCGCGACGGCGAACGCGAAGTGCTCGGCGACGACGGCCGCGCCGACGAGCTCGCCCGGACGCAAAAATTCGTCGAATCCGCCTGCCGATAACCCCCGAGGGCCGCGGCGTTACTCCTCGCCTGCCGGCCCGCCGCCTTTTTTCATGACCTTGCCTTCCTCGGCGCGCTTCTTGCGCACGGCCTTCGGGTCGGCGATCAGCGGCCGGTAGATTTCGACGCGGTCGCGGTCGCGCAACGGCGTGTCGAGCCGGCTCAGCTTGGCATAGACCCCCACCTTGTTCGGCCCGTCGAGGTCGATTTCCGGATGCTTGGCAAGAATCCCCGACGCTTCGATCGCATCGCGCACGGTCGCGCCTTCGGGCACGCGCACTTTCAGTAATTCCTGCACCTGCGACAAGGCGTAGGTGACTTCGACAGTGATCAGATCGGCCATGCTCAGCTCTTTGGATAGACTTGGTTCGCCCGTTTCACGAACGAATCGACGAACGTGTTCGCGATGTGGTTGAACACCGGCCCGAGCGCCTTTTCCAGCAGCCGGTTCGAGAACTCGTAGTGCAGGTTGAACTCTATCTTGCACGCGCTCTCGCCGAGCGGCGTGAAATGCCAGTTGCCATCGAGATGCTTGAACGGACCGTCCCTGAGCCGGATCAGCATTTTCACCGGCGCGAGCTTTTCGTTCTGCGTGCTGAAATGCGCCTTGAGCCCGTGATAGTTGATATGCAGCGTCGCGACAGTGACTTTTTCAGTGCGCGCATGCACCTCCGTGCCGCCACACCACGGCAGGAATTGCGGGTAATCCTCGCAGCGGTCGACGAGCTCGAACATCTGCGCAGGCGTGAACTCGACCAGGACCAGCTTCTTGACGTCAGCCATTGGGGATAGGGACGGCCTCGGCGCCGAACTGCTAAAATCCGCGATTCTACCGCAAGCCGCGCGGCCGGCGCCGGCCTGAGGCACACGCCAAGGATCCACGACAAGCCCATGAGCATCATCGACAACCGCAAGGCCTTCCATGACTACTTCATCGAAGAGAAGTACGAGGCCGGGCTCGTCCTGGAAGGGTGGGAAGTCAAGGCGATCCGGGCCGGGCGCGCGAACATCAAGGAAGCGTACGTGATCCTGCGCGGCGAGGAGCTGTTCATCCTCGGCATGCACATCAGTGCGCTGCAAAGCGCCTCGACTCACGTCAAGACGGATCCGGTGCGCACCCGCAAGCTGCTGATGCACGCGAAGGAGATCGCGAAGCTGATCGGCAAGGTCGAGCGCGCCGGCTTCACGCTCGTGCCGCTCGACCTGCACTACGCGAAAGGTCGCATCAAGGCGACGATCGGGCTGGCGAAAGGCAAGAAGCAATACGACAAGCGCGAATCCGAGAAGGAACGTGACTGGGAGCGCGACAAGGCGCGCCTGATGCGCGTGAAGACCTGAACGTCGCGCGCGTTTCGCGCACCACCGTCCGAGCGCGTTCGTCGGCCGCTCCGCCACCGGCCGCGAACCCGGTCCCGACCCTCACGAGCTGCACGACAGCATCGAACAGCCGGCGCGGTTGCGCGCCCAGTCCGGCCGCCGGGCGGCGAAGCGCTCGCGCCCCGGCTGCTCGTCGTACGGATGACGCATGACATCGAGCAGATCGGAAATTCCCGTATAGTCCCCCTGTTCGGCGGCATCGATGGCTTCCTGCGCAAGGTAGTTTCGCAGCACGAAGCGCGGATTGGCGGCGTTCATGCGGGCGCGGCGCCGGTCGGCAGGCGTCCGGTCCTGCTTCGCCCGCTTCGCGTATGCAGCGAGCCACCCGTTCATTTCAGCTTCGGCGGCGGCGGCGTTCTCGGGCGAATAGAACGCCTCGCGCAACGGCTCGATCGAAGGCGCGTCGAGGTCGAGCGACGCCAGGCGGCGGAAGAAGATCGTCATGTCGACTTCGGCCCGCGTCAGCAGTCCGTGCAGCGTCTCGACGAGCGCCGCGTCCTCGTCGCCGAACGCCTCGAAGCCGAGCTTCGCGGCCAGCATGCATCGGTTTTCTTCGTCGAAGACTCGCGCGTAAAGGTCCAGTCCGTCGTGCAGCGGTTCGGCGGCGCCGAACACGGGATACAGCGCATTCGCGAGCTGGAGCAGGTTCCAGTGCGCGATATGCGGCTGGTTGCCGAAGCGGTAGCGCTTGCCGCCGGCATCGGTCGTGTTCGGTGTCCAGTTCGGATCGAAATTGTCGATCCAGCCGTACGGACCGTAGTCGATCGTCAGGCCGAGAATCGACATGTTGTCGGTGTTCATCACGCCGTGCACGAAACCGACCCGCATCCACTGGACGATCATTCGCGCGGTGCGTTCGCACACCGTGCGGAACCACTCGGCACGACGCGCCGCCGGCTCGCCGTCGAGCTCGGGAAAGTCGCGCGCGATCGTGAAATCGACGAGGCGCGTCAAGAGCGCCTCGTCGCCGCGCGACGTGAAGATCTCGAAATTGCCGAAGCGGATGAAGGACGGCGCGACGCGACACACGACCGCTCCCGGCTCGGCTTTCGGCCGGCCGTCATAAAACATGTCGCGCACGACTTTTTCGCCGGTGCCGACGAGGCACAGCGCGCGCGTCGTCGGCACGCCCAGGTGGTGCATCGCTTCGCTGCAGAGAAATTCGCGGATCGACGAGCGCAGCACTGCACGCCCGTCGGCGTGGCGCGAATACGGCGTCGGGCCGGCGCCCTTGAGCTGCAGCTCCCAGCGCTCGCTGCGGCCGTCGCCCTGCGTGGTGACCGTTTCGCCGAGCGTGATCGCGCGGCCGTCGCCGAGCTGGCCCGCCCAGTTGCCGAACTGGTGGCCGCCATAACAGGCGGCATACGGCTCCATTCCGGGCATCAGGGCATTGCCGGCAAAAACCGCAGCGAATTCGGGCGAGCATACGTCCGCCTCGTCGAACCCGAGCAGCGCCGCGACT
Above is a genomic segment from Azoarcus sp. PA01 containing:
- a CDS encoding DUF2399 domain-containing protein encodes the protein MGPRCAPLVCTDGMPAAAQRVLLTQLRAAGAALHYHGDFDWPGLRIGNQMIREHDARPWRFSTADYRAAVIGAPRPGRPLDDAAISALWDDTLAGTMLSERLAIDEEGLADVLLDDLRHCCS
- a CDS encoding type II toxin-antitoxin system VapC family toxin, which codes for MARYMLDTNMCIYLMKNHPEEVARRFAQCYVGDVVMSAITFAELQHGVAVSADPECERANLDDLIQDIPVMPFDAEAAIAYGPIRLASRESRKDHLDKLIAAHAAALGVTVVTNNTKDFARYPDVMTENWLTTIEPEH
- the vapB gene encoding type II toxin-antitoxin system VapB family antitoxin, whose product is MHTTRAFKNGNSQAVRIPSDLAFERTDIELEIERVGDELRIRPARRSLAGVMAKFARFSPDFMAEGRGDQEQAERDSL
- the guaA gene encoding glutamine-hydrolyzing GMP synthase, translating into MAHQKILILDFGSQVTQLIARRVREQQVYCEIHPFDVSDDFVREFAPAGVILSGGPNSVYEAVGWHAPQSVFELGVPVLGICYGMQTMAQQLGGSVESSGKREFGYAEIRARGHSELFRGIEDRTNDEGHGLLDVWMSHGDKVTTLPPGFKVIASNEACPVAGMADEVRKFYAVQFHPEVTHTIKGKEMIARFVHEICGCGHDWNMPDYAEEAIAKVRAQVGQEEVILGLSGGVDSSVVAALLHRAIGEQLTCVFVDNGLLRLNEAEQVMRTFALNLGVKVIHVDATEQFMGHLKGVSDPEAKRKIIGREFVEVFQAEAQKLPNAKWLAQGTIYPDVIESAGSKTGKAHTIKSHHNVGGLPETLNLKLLEPLRELFKDEVRELGIALGLPHEMVYRHPFPGPGLGVRILGEVKQEFADLLRRADAIFIDELRAADWYDKTSQAFAVFLPVKSVGVMGDGRTYEYVVALRAVQTQDFMTAHWAELPHSLLGKVSNRIINEVRGINRVVYDISGKPPATIEWE
- the guaB gene encoding IMP dehydrogenase, whose amino-acid sequence is MRVIQKALTFDDVLLVPAHSTVLPRDVSLKAQLTRNIRINIPLVSAAMDTVTESRLAIALAQEGGIGILHKNLAVKQQAAMVAKVKRFESGVLKDPITIPPTMTVRDVMALTRLHKFSGLPVVENRRVVGIVTNRDVRFETNLDQPVSAIMTPFERLVTVKEGDSLEEARRLMHKHRLERVLVLNDAAELRGLITVKDMMKSTEHPLAAKDDLGRLRVGAALGVGAGTEERAEALVEAGVDVVVVDTAHGHSQGVLDRVRWVKKNFPHVEVIGGNIATAAAAKALVDCGADAVKVGIGPGSICTTRIVAGVGVPQVTAIDNVATALAGTGVPLIADGGIRYSGDISKAIAAGADVVMLGGLFAGTEEAPGETVLYQGRSYKSYRGMGSLGAMQQGAADRYFQESDGNADKLVPEGIEGRVPYKGAVTAVIHQLIGGLRASMGYLGCDTIVAMHERAQFVEITSAGVRESHVHDVQITKEAPNYHVD
- a CDS encoding DUF4124 domain-containing protein; the protein is MRRINLFVISLLVSLPAGAEIYQWRDAQGRVHYSDTPPAGENATTLREAVPPAASEQPGKDAETGTGAGGSADAAGPKTLAERDLAFRQRRAEAAEAAAKAEQERQQSAERQRDCEQARNQLVALESGQRLARFNRDGEREVLGDDGRADELARTQKFVESACR
- a CDS encoding RnfH family protein, coding for MADLITVEVTYALSQVQELLKVRVPEGATVRDAIEASGILAKHPEIDLDGPNKVGVYAKLSRLDTPLRDRDRVEIYRPLIADPKAVRKKRAEEGKVMKKGGGPAGEE
- a CDS encoding type II toxin-antitoxin system RatA family toxin; this translates as MADVKKLVLVEFTPAQMFELVDRCEDYPQFLPWCGGTEVHARTEKVTVATLHINYHGLKAHFSTQNEKLAPVKMLIRLRDGPFKHLDGNWHFTPLGESACKIEFNLHYEFSNRLLEKALGPVFNHIANTFVDSFVKRANQVYPKS
- the smpB gene encoding SsrA-binding protein SmpB translates to MSIIDNRKAFHDYFIEEKYEAGLVLEGWEVKAIRAGRANIKEAYVILRGEELFILGMHISALQSASTHVKTDPVRTRKLLMHAKEIAKLIGKVERAGFTLVPLDLHYAKGRIKATIGLAKGKKQYDKRESEKERDWERDKARLMRVKT
- a CDS encoding YdiU family protein → MKNLVFDNRFVHELPGDPNPSPDVRQVHGACFSRVMPTPVGAPHLIAWSPEVAALLGFDEADVCSPEFAAVFAGNALMPGMEPYAACYGGHQFGNWAGQLGDGRAITLGETVTTQGDGRSERWELQLKGAGPTPYSRHADGRAVLRSSIREFLCSEAMHHLGVPTTRALCLVGTGEKVVRDMFYDGRPKAEPGAVVCRVAPSFIRFGNFEIFTSRGDEALLTRLVDFTIARDFPELDGEPAARRAEWFRTVCERTARMIVQWMRVGFVHGVMNTDNMSILGLTIDYGPYGWIDNFDPNWTPNTTDAGGKRYRFGNQPHIAHWNLLQLANALYPVFGAAEPLHDGLDLYARVFDEENRCMLAAKLGFEAFGDEDAALVETLHGLLTRAEVDMTIFFRRLASLDLDAPSIEPLREAFYSPENAAAAEAEMNGWLAAYAKRAKQDRTPADRRRARMNAANPRFVLRNYLAQEAIDAAEQGDYTGISDLLDVMRHPYDEQPGRERFAARRPDWARNRAGCSMLSCSS